AAAGTGAGTTAGAGTCAATTGGTGGCTCGATTATTACAGTAAATATTTGTCTCTTTATTTGGTAGTTGTAGATGGTGGCGTACATTTCattgtacataattgttgatTTGTTCGGCAAATAATTTGGTTGTTTGGTTGTTTAATTGTGGTTTGTTTTcaagatgatatttttttgttgACGGCTGGAATTGTTGATTCTTATGTGCATTTGGTGTATCTAATTTGgttggttgtttgaatttgagtgTAGGTGGGTTCTTTTGAGTTTTAGAggtgtataaattgattttctgcagtttggttGTGTATTGTTTCGAATATATATTTTGGGGATTAATTCTTTGGTTTTGAATGGTTCTTGGTTAATTTTGTGCTGGCCgagcataagtattgaaataattGCGGTATTTTGTTCATCATATATACTTGCGTACATGTGATGAAGCTCGACTAAAAGCTGTGCAAATGTTTGTtgactgaatgttttttttttgtcggtGTTTGATTTAGGTGTTAAAAGTACGTCACCAcgcttaaatatatatattgtatatacagtaaaaatatacaaaaaactacaaatacacacacacatgcacacgcACACGCATATGCACAcacaaataaacaagaaaacattAAACGTGATAGTTTCCAAGGTAAAGATTAGCTATAGTCAGGCGATGCAAACTACCTTCCTAACCGTTGGTAACGCCTCGCACCGTCGACCACCAGAAATCCTAACACTCCACCAACACGAAGTTTTTCAGGATTGAATGCATATAAATGCGACCGTTTTAAGCATTATGCGAAGCCTTTCGTTTCTGAATAGCGTTGAAGTCAAGATGTGTCCTTCGTCCGTTGCCGCAGTTTGGAAGTACTGCTTCtagaagatattttttttattgtcgaGTTTTGACAGAACAATTAAAACTTTGGTAGTTCCAGGCTCTACTCGTTCAATATTGATAACGGTAGTACTTTAAGATATAAGGTATTCATTCTCCCCATTTTCAATGACCAGAATGTCCTCTTGGAAGATGTGGTTGGGAATGTAATGAAACCTGTATGTGTAGCAGTCAGACAACTGGGAATCACAAGATTAAGGGCACATGTCCTTATGGCTGTAGCGGAAGATGGAGTGGCGGAAACGGAAGGTGCAACATTGGTAAACGCTTTGTTAGACAGTTTTcgcttttcataaaacgtttcctaaaatctaaattaaatacaaacaatTGATCTGTGTTGATTCTAAGTACTATATTACTATGTACtcaattttaatacatattaaaatgaacAAGCTCGACCGGACCCAAGAGTCCAAGGCCAGCAAGACTTGAAACTTTATTATGGTACTCTTTTTCAGAATGCCCTGATACAAAATGGGGACCTTATTGTAATAACACATGTGGCCAATGCAGGAATAATGACTCTTGCAGTGTAAATGAAGGTTCCTGTCCTAATTCATGTAAACCTGGATGGATTCCACCTTTATGTGTACATGGTAAGTTTACTTTATGTATGACATGGCCTTTGACTTTACTTACTATGTACTCTCAAGTCAGCAATCATAACAGAAATTGCTTTAACCCtgacttttcaaaactttataaaatattaagaaaataaagcaaataaaaacGTTGGGATCGTGTGTTTAAtttttgctagattgatttgaaaagtttcgatGGCATACAAGTTATAATGGACGCCTATGGACAAATCataattttgataactttttcgCGCATAGTAGTGTATCTATATtgcagaatttaatgaaacttctcacagtcgtaaaaaAACGTATATATTTGGCGAAGTCCATGCGcttctttttgagatatttgcccatgatttaaTAGAGATCTGCAAATTACACGATGTTTTAAGACAttataagattttatttaggtaaatattatattttatctttaattgaaagtatggttgccgttttaataaattCACTCACGGCAtgtcatatatttatgaaattatgaaacgattttcatttccggaCACAGAGTACTGGCTGTTTGCTGTAAgttatccagataaatgacgttacgccattacttccggtttattaaaCGTGCATAGCTACGTTAAGTAATCTTAGTATGGATACAATGCTTTGTAACATGTTTACGTACTACGTATTCAGTGTACTACGTAGAAACAATTTCTTAATGGAACAAGATTTGTCATTCGATATATGCATGCAAATTTAGAGATCCTGAAAGGATTACAACTTTGTTGGAAGAGATGATAAACTCTGGCTTTACAAGTATGctattaatatcaaataatacactaaattaatataattattatattcagATCTAATATAATTAATACAAGTATTTTAAAAGGGGAATTAAACCTAAACTTtaacatcaaatattttatttttccagAATGCAATGATGGGTATTTTGGTCAAGATTGTAATTATACATGTGGATACTGCAAGAATGAGCTTGCATGCAATAAAGAAACTGGCGAATGTGAGACTGGGTGTATGCCAGGATATAAACCTCCAGTTTGCAGTCAAAGTAAGTTTCTTAAATATACACTGCTTAGAAACTCTAGGATACTCAGTTTAAATGAAAAAGGGTATCTTTATTAGTTCCCTACTGTTTGCAAAACTTGTTTCAGGGAATGTAGGATTGC
This window of the Mercenaria mercenaria strain notata chromosome 5, MADL_Memer_1, whole genome shotgun sequence genome carries:
- the LOC128556861 gene encoding scavenger receptor class F member 1-like, which gives rise to MCSSQTTGNHKIKGTCPYGCSGRWSGGNGRCNIECPDTKWGPYCNNTCGQCRNNDSCSVNEGSCPNSCKPGWIPPLCVHECNDGYFGQDCNYTCGYCKNELACNKETGECETGCMPGYKPPVCSQNCDRGWYGDDCRKICGKCHNGGICDHVTGNCPDGCEAGYQGQNCIQRETITLLFRSRACGFPHRVT